From a single Elgaria multicarinata webbii isolate HBS135686 ecotype San Diego chromosome 18, rElgMul1.1.pri, whole genome shotgun sequence genomic region:
- the LOC134410497 gene encoding polyubiquitin-like: protein MALRLNVKLLTGVQHSLDTSAQKTVWDFKVHVGRKTGVPPYQQKLACQNNTHIDLRDGAQLSEYGLRSGDTLLLMVKNEEPISVLLNTPRGRTSTYEVLPSDPVAQFRAQVQRQENMQPEQFWLLYEGKPLEDGHKLSDYNIAPYSTIFLNGRLRGG, encoded by the coding sequence GCGCTGCGTTTGAATGTGAAGCTCCTGACGGGAGTCCAGCATTCCCTGGACACCTCCGCCCAAAAGACCGTCTGGGATTTCAAAGTCCACGTGGGGCGGAAGACAGGGGTGCCGCCTTATCAGCAGAAGCTGGCCTGCCAGAACAACACCCACATTGACCTGCGGGACGGTGCCCAGCTCTCGGAATACGGGCTGAGATCGGGGGACACCCTCCTGCTAATGGTCAAGAACGAGGAACCCATTTCCGTTCTCCTGAACACTCCCCGGGGCAGAACCAGCACTTATGAGGTCCTGCCTTCAGACCCGGTGGCCCAGTTCAGAGCCCAGGTTCAGCGCCAGGAGAACATGCAGCCGGAACAGTTCTGGCTCCTGTACGAGGGGAAACCTCTGGAGGACGGCCACAAGCTGTCGGACTACAACATTGCTCCCTACAGCACCATCTTCCTGAACGGGCGGCTCCGGGGCGGCTGA